One window of Microtus pennsylvanicus isolate mMicPen1 chromosome X, mMicPen1.hap1, whole genome shotgun sequence genomic DNA carries:
- the Ripply1 gene encoding protein ripply1, with amino-acid sequence MDPAAPAVAPPGLAPAQAPVQAQIGGREASGNERESLWRPWLPSANDQPRQVRMPVDSAAAGVTAAEVTKATAGFRHPVRLFWPRSRSFDYLYSAGEMLLQNFPVQATINLYEDSDSEEDGEDKEENAEEEVNEIGPEGCARAPEATPHKATAHPADPPLTCPN; translated from the exons ATGgatcctgctgctcctgctgttgcTCCCCCTGGCCTGGCCCCGGCCCAAGCCCCCGTCCAGGCACAAATTGGTGGACGAGAAGCGTCTGGGAATGAAAG AGAAAGTCTTTGGAGACCCTGGCTGCCCTCCGCCAATGACCAACCAAGGCAGGTGAGGATGCCGGTGGACTCG GCTGCTGCTGGGGTAACAGCTGCGGAGGTCACCAAGGCCACAGCTGGGTTCCGTCACCCTGTCAG GCTCTTCTGGCCGAGATCCCGCTCCTTTGACTACCTGTACAGTGCTGGGGAGATGCTACTACAGAATTTCCCCGTCCAGGCCACCATCAACTTGTATGAGGATTCTGACAGCGAGGAAGATGGGGAGGACAAGGAGGAGAATGCAGAGGAAGAGGTCAATGAAATAGGGCCAGAAGGGTGTGCGAGGGCACCAGAGGCCACACCACACAAGGCCACAGCTCATCCCGCTGACCCACCCCTGACCTGTCCAAACTGA